In Tachysurus fulvidraco isolate hzauxx_2018 chromosome 25, HZAU_PFXX_2.0, whole genome shotgun sequence, the following proteins share a genomic window:
- the otulina gene encoding OTU deubiquitinase with linear linkage specificity a, protein MSWVRAVPRSDDVFDEDVDELSLQNKEWRGSMEKRAKDGFRDGIDAGKEASLQQGFNLGYREGAVKMKAIGQFKGIVSALRCWCQSQPSMSSEPITQLLQKVEKHEEGLFEAMRRAQELPPPSVSELVGDMDDLGVVQSDCGGSDCCRNEDGECCRNGHSNCCRHEKDITKSSAYIHETVFVKDQTFEQLLHGCLELVAEMGLPEELRLNILQLRHVCI, encoded by the exons ATGTCTTGGGTAAGAGCAGTACCTCGAAGCGACGATGTTTTTGATGAGGACGTTGATGAACTCAGCCTTCAAAACAAAGAATGGAGAGGCAGCATGGAGAAGCGTGCTAAG GACGGTTTCAGGGATGGAATTGATGCAGGCAAAGAGGCTTCCCTTCAGCAGGGATTCAACTTGGGCTACAGAGAAGGAGCTGTTAAAATGAAGGCTATTGGGCAATTCAAAGGAATTGTTAG TGCTTTGCGGTGTTGGTGTCAGTCACAGCCTTCAATGAGCTCAGAGCCCATCACACAGCTGCTTCAGAAAGTAGAAAAACACGAAGAAGGCTTATTTGAGGCCATGCGCAGAGCTCAGGAGCTTCCTCCTCCCAGTGTATCAGAGCTTGTTGGAGATATGGATGATCTGGGTGTAGTTCAGAGTGATTGTGGAGGATCAGACTGCTGCAGAAATGAAGACGGTGAATGTTGTCGAAATGGACATAGTAACTGCTGTAGACATGAAAAGGACATTACTAAGAGTTCAGCTTATATTCATGAGACTGTGTTTGTGAAGGACCAGACTTTCGAGCAGTTACTTCATGGGTGTCTGGAGCTCGTGGCTGAAATGGGGCTGCCTGAAGAGCTGAGACTTAATATTCTACAGCTCAGACATGTGTGTATTTGA